CAGTGACCTGGTAGTCATTGCGCAGGCGGCGGAAGATGTGTCCATTGTCGGCGAGGACATGGTGCAGGTGGCTGGGGACCTCGATGGTCTCCGCGTGCTGCTCCTTCAGCATGGACTTGAGGTGCTCCTTGGCGCTTTCGACGGCGTTGCTGGGGCCCTTGAGCTTCACATCGGTGCGGCCAGAGCCCTGCTTGGGGATATCAAGGGTGACGTTGAACTTGGACTCGATTCCACGGCGGGTGTCGCCTCCACGGCCGATGAGCATGCGGTGCTGAGCGGTGGGGACGTCGAGAATCTCCGTAACCTGGTCCTGGCGCTCCTTGACGAACTCTTCGATCGcggcgatgatgctctcCACGATCTTACCGTTGCCCTCGAGGCGGATGGTCGACTCGCTGCTTTCAGGACGGGGGAAACGGACCATTCTGGCGGCACTGCCGTCAGTTGGGCCACCAGCCTCGGTGACAATCTTGCGGATGTTGGCACCTATGTTAAGTCAGTGAATGAAGATAAACATATTACGTTACATGAGAACATACCACCCCCACCGATCAAAGCCTTGTGGTATTTCTTCTCAACCTCAATGGTCTTGACCACAGTCGCATCGAACTCGCTAGCCCGCTGctgcaagatcttcttggcCTCGGCAACTTGCTGCTTAGTGCCCTTGACACGAATCTCCACGCGGCCTGACGCATCCGGCGCATCGTTAGCGTTAGGGACATCAATCTGAGCACCGGTATCAGCGCGAAGCTTGTCCATCTCACGGCCGCGCTGGCCGATCAGGGATGCGACCTGACTCTGGGCGACAGAAATGGCGGCAGAATGACCGTGCTCAATGACGTATTGCAACAGGCTGAGGATCTCGTCACGAGCGGCGTCAGCGCCCTTGCTAGGGCCCTTGACCAATACTTCATCGGGAGCCTGCTGAGCACGCTGGGGACGAACACCACCTGCATCGCTGCCGGTTTCCGTGGAGTCATCGTTGGCAACGGTTGCGCGGGGGAACTGGACACGGACGGAGTAACGATCCTGGAGACGGTTGACCTGGTTTCCGCGCTGGCCGATCAACTCGCGGTGGTATTGGGCGGGAACCTTGAGGATGTGTGTGGTCTCATCTTCCAGCTTCTTGCCCATGTTGATGATGCGCATGCGAGTAGCATCCGCTTTGGCCTTGGGTCCCTTGACCTCGACCTTCCCGTTCTCCACCTTGATATCAACATCGAACTCCTCGCGGAGCTTGTTGATGTTTTCACCACGCTTGCCAATCAGGAAGTTTGCGTACTTCTGGGGGAAGTCGAAGCTGATGGTGTAACCACGCTCCAGATCGTCCTTCTCCTGTTCCACGACGAACGCCTCTACCTTGGTGACTAGTTCAGCCACCCGGGCCGAGGGACCACGAAGAGAAACCTCACATTGAGAACCCTTTGCATCACCGATAATGGCACGCACAGGAATGCTGTCCTCGCCCTTGGCCTCCTGCTCGCGGGCGATGAATTTACGGACCTTCTCCTGGTATTTTGCGGGAACGGAAACCGTCTTCGCAACAATGTCGAGCTGgtctccgagagcacccagAAGGAATTCCTGGGCCTCTTGCAGACCCTTCTCGAAGGCTGCAATATCAGCGGAGGAGGGGCGCTGTCTTGGGATCTCAAAGCGAGAGGCAGTTGCGGAGGGGCCTTCATAAACAAGAACAACTTCGGGGGAGTTGATGTCATCCGGCACCATCAGGTGGACGCCGTAGTCACCCTGGAGGGTGCTTGCGCTTCGGTCGCGCAGGTACTGGTGGAAGTACGGGTCGACAGAGACGTGGCGGAGTCTAGAAGGCGGAAGAGCCTGGACTAGGTTCATGATATCGGAACGGGCACGAATGGTGTTCTTGCCGTCACGAGAGTACACCTCCCAAGTGACAGGTCCACCGACGCTAGGAGGAAGCGCAATGTGTGCATCGTAGGTCGATTCGAGTTCCTTGATGATCTGGCGGCGACGAAGATACTGCGAAAGAGCGCTTGCGTGGGCATGAGAACCGGCAGGAGCATTGGGGTGCTGGCGGGACAGATCAATGCTAGCCATCTGCATGCTTGTCGCAAGATCCATAGCGTGTTCAATACCAGCCTCGATCTGGTCAAGGGGACCAGTGATGGTGAGGAACTCACTCTCATCGGAGGCAGGGGGCAGGACAATGGCGCATCCAGTCTGTGCAATGAACCGGTGCAGAGCGTCGGCCTCATTACCCAAGATGAACTGATGCTGGCCACGGTTGATGGCTAACTGGCGCAGAGTAAGCTGCTGGTGCAATTGAGCAGCCAAGCGCTCAATCTCAGCTCGAGCTTCCTGTGCGGCAGCCCGTTCACCGGAAATCAAAATGTGCTTATCAGGCACAGGAACGAATTGGACCTGGCCGGGGTTAGCCTCCTGGGGAGGGGCCTGGCTCGACCAAGTATCATAGCGCGGTACATTGATCTGCGCTTTTGTGCGCTCTTCAATGGCCCGCACGTTGGCGTCATGTGCACCTGCGATGAAAGGGAAGAACTCAGGAGGGACGGTCTTCAACCGGAAGCTCATATTTGAGCCGCGCTCCTTGACAATCGCCTCAATCTCACGCCGGGCCATCTCTGCGGCCACGGCATCTCCCTCGATCAAAATATCGATAgtatcatcgtcatcatcgtcggCACCAGCAGCGTTACCGTCGGCACGGGGGACCTGAACACGGGCACCGGTGCGGGTCTGGATATCCTGCACAACGGTACCTTGGCGGCCAATGATGTGAGCGCGTGCCGATGTAGGAATGGGAACACGGACGGATTGCTATTGAAATGAATAGGGTGAGCCTAGAAACTCATCTTTCGCACGTCCAATCCACATACCTTAGATCCAACCTGCTGAGCCACCTCGCGGAGAGCCTGACGCACCGCATCTACGGAGCCCTTTCCTTCGAAAATGATTGAGCCACCAGGGCCACCGCGCATATCAACATTGGCCTTTGATCTCCGGGAAATATCCCGGAGGATATCACGCAGAGGCTTCTTCATCTGTCCACGGGGTTGCATCTGGGAGGGTGCTAGGCGGAGCTGCTCTATGTGCTTTCCGGGGAGGGCCATGATACGGGGGATCTCTGTTCCaatgtcaaaaaaaaaacttgttCGATTCAGGGGGAGCCACAAAATGATCCACATACCCATTGACTTCGCGGGCAAGCCATTTGCGACAGTAGTGGCCGCGGACGATTTCTTCGCACCCCATGTAGCGGCCGCGGGCGCAGCAGGCTTCGGGCCGCTGCCCAACGCTGGGAATAGTTCTTCGGATTGAACATCGAATGTCGGAGCCTTTTTAGTGACGGGTTTGGGGGCAGATACCGGTGAAACAGTTTGGGCGATGATGGTAGGCTCGGGAGGATTGGAGTCAACGAGGAAAGGCTGTTCAAGCTGCAGCGAGGTTGGAGGGGGGTGTTTGAGATCCTCCTCATCCACGGTTTCCTCCACAGTGGGCTTGTGCGCCTCGTCGCGGGCGTGCTGCTGTTCCAACATGGCAGCGAGGGATCCGCCGTTGGCAGAGGTTGATGCTTCAGAAGCCATTATAAGAAATGGAGATTGACAAGGTCAATCAGGGTAGGAGACAAGGTTGTTAAGATGGACTATGCACAAGATCCTGCAATCACGGCCAGGTCAGTACGCAATCACAATAGATCACCGGAAATCTTGACTACAATCAACGGTGATGCCCAGACTTTGAAATAACTCACAGGTGATATAATATCCTTCCTCTTTTGTAATTGAGTGGGATATATAGCTTTTTCGTTCAGGAGAGTGCGGATGCAATGCAGGAAGATGCAATAGCGATTTGGACTAGCAAAGCGCCGAGtatcaaaaaaaagaaggataCAGGGGCTCAAAGAGAGGAGCCACCTGAGAAGAAAGCGTGGAAAGTgtgggagagaagaagaggtgAGAGGTGAGAGAAAGGTCGAGAACCCCGGACAATCCAGAAAGTCCAGAAAAGGCCAGCTCGAGTCTCCGGGGGGGTTTTCTCCGAGTCCGTGACTACACTTGagcgctttttttttttttgagacaCTTGAACTCTTTTCTTCTGGATTTGATGAGACTTGAAAGTAATCGATAGTAATTGACAGGAATAGATAGGAATAGATAGGAAATTGACGATCAACATTTCCAGCTGAATTTGAGCAATAATTATAGCTGTAATGGCTATTACGCTCATTCGGATACGTGTTGCAACGCAAGATCCCTATCGCAAAGCCATGATATAATCTCAATTGCATTTCACAACTTATGATTTGTACTATTTTATATCCCAGAAGTCGATTCCACACGTGGTCACGGTGCGGCAAGTGGCCAATTGATGATGCACGTCACTGTGGCTACTAATATATTTTAGGGGGATGACTTTCAATGACATTCAAGCGGACTCAAGATTTCATTAACAAATTGATGATCTGTTCGTTTCTTTTTCAGATGTCATCTATCCCCAGGCTATCCACTGTGGCAATATCTTTTAGGTCACATAGATTGGAGTTAAGACTGGCAAGGTCTCGAGTGGCCTTTCGACGTGTACTCCTAATGTGCCTTTCTGTTTGATCTCTATCTTAATTCTTGCTTAGGATCACTATCCATCCCTTTCCAAGCATAGCGGTCATCCAAAACTCAGCTATGAAATTCTTTGCTTGTGTGGTTTTTGTCCGGAACTATAGGTGGCTCCATTGTCACCAATGAAAGTGACAAAAATCACCAACACCATCAGTGACCATTAATGTGATCTACATTGTAGATGGGCACACTCTAACCCTAACGATTAATAGCCCGTTGGGCCAAGCTCTAATAGGTAGTCCATTCACCCCTGCTGGGAATTTGCGGAAATCCTCGCCCTAGGCTTTACGAGCCAGAACCGACTGCCTGGAGTCTGTAGATACCTGTTTTTACCAATCTCCAGAAAGGGACGTCTCGCTAGTTCTAATCTAGGTACCTGAAACGATTCTTCTTGAAAGTTGGCTATGTATGCGGGCCTGGCTGCTTTCCGGTGTGGCTTCGCCGGTTGGATTGTAGGAGTGGTGGAGACAAACTATGTCGGTACGCGTGTCAAGATGACTGGGGAAAACTGCCCCGAGAATGATATACAGGCATGCTTCTATCTTGTAGTTGGCGCTCCCAATTTTGAAGGTTTGGGGTATGTGACCAAGGAGATGTTCATGGTGCGACGTGCAAGTGGTGGGAATTCAATGCCAAAGACAGGGGAGATAGCATTCTCAGGCAAATGGACATGGGTTTCAACGCAGAAGAATTGTAAAAAAACAAATCTCGGGGAATTGATTGACCCAAATCAGACAATCAGGGCCTAATTATACAACTAAGAATTACCACACACCAAAAGAAGCGCATCCTGACAGTAATCAAGACGGCACGGGTCTCGTATAACCGAGTGCAATACCTCCAACAGTATAGACAGAGCTCAACTATTGacaggaagaaagaaaggacTGAAAAAGAATCAGCATGGGCCTCGTGGGCCAGCCATGAGAAGTTTGTACATTAAGTGGCCTTCACAAAAGGCCAACCGTTCTCCCAGCCGAGGGCGTTCCACGCGAATCTGTAGTTCGCGCTGTTGGATTCTGTGGTGCTCTGCTTGGTGGAAAGTGGGTAGTAATGGTAGTACATAATCACTCCGAGGTCTTTGTCATTGACCACACCAGGGCCACCGGGTCCAAAGATTTGGTCGTGGCTGGAGAGGAGCATCGTGCCACCGGTCTCCTTACAGGATTTTCCGTCAGCATCAACCTACAACATTGAAATGTTAGTGAGAGTGTCTTTTTGAATGAACCAGAAGATTGGGAATCGTACAAAATCACCAAGACCGGTCGTAGATCGGCAAACACGAATGTGGTACTCAGCACCCTCAGCAGGGAATGTCTTTGTATAACTGCCCGCAATGCCAGCGGAGTAGAGAAGATAGTAGTAGTCACCGTGCTTGAACTCGTACGAGCCCTCCTCGCGGTGGTTGAGGGTAGCATTCCAGGAGATTTGGTAGGGAGATGCGCCGCCAACTTTCAATGGAGTCTCCATCTGAACCTGGAAAATATCGCCCCAGAAGGAGCCAAAGTTCATGAAGTCCTTGCCACCGATGGTGATCCAGGCAGGATCGATGCGGTTGTAATTGTCGTTTGCAGGGAGGCCAACGGAACCGTGGTCTGTCCAGCTACCAGGATCCATGGTCTTTGATGTTGCTACACCGATCTGTGAGTTCTGGGTACCGATCTTCGACAGGACATAATACATGTAGTACTGATCGTTCTGGTAGTGAACATCAGGGGCCTATAACGTGATTCGTGCTAGCGGTGAGCTTTGTGTTGATTCCTGAGGGGTTTCCGGTCATTCTTACCCAGATGTTTTTGCTGTCCACGCCGTCGACGGTAATCGTGGACCCATCTGGCAATGCCGAGCCAAGATCTTTCCAGGGGCCCTTTATTGATGGCGAGCTATGAATACTAACCCCAGTACCCGTCGAAAAGCGGTAGTATTTGCCATCAGACACACGCTGGATCATGGCAGGGTCATGGGCCCAGCAATTGCCTGTGCAAGGACCCTGGTTGGGATATGCGCTGGCGAGTGCAGTCAAGAGAAGCGGAATGAGACCAAACATGATGTACAGACAGAAATGGAATCAGGCTGTGAATAGCCACGCCCTCCAAAGGAAGGAATCACGTCCAATTTATGTTGATTCGGTCTACGCCATTCGCAGCTCCCCGAGTTGGGCCCCCGAAGTATGACCATTTCGCATATGAGCAGTTGATCCAATCATCAGCTACTAACCCCTGTTAATCTCTTTGGGCAATGTAAGGCGCATCTCAGTATTGAGTCTGGTCTAGATAGAGTCGGCCCCGAAAGGGGAGTGCGCATTACCGAGCTCTAAGGAGTTCTGCTTCTATGGACccttggatttttttttaaaaaaagatttGTTTTCTGCATAATGAAAGACTTCCAATGGCGCATAGTGTATgcaactacggagtagtccgTCTTATATGGACTTTTCTTTTATCTTTGGGATGTCTCCCATTGTGCAAGGCGCAGTCAGCACATATTGGTTTTAGCTTCAATTCGATATTGTGCACATCTTCCTACATGAGCTACATCGGTGACCATACAACTTAGAAGCCTAGAAGCTAAAGGTCTCGGCAGCAGTCTCAGCGTCAGGAACAGGACAGAAGATGCATTGTTCGCTGCAAGTGTATGCTGGTTCCACATTCCCATCAGCAAGGGAGAGAGCATCTTCCCAGACACTAGTGAATTCTATTGGCTTTGAGAGGCCAAGTCGATCTTGCAATTTTAAATTCATCCCTAATTCTTGTTGTCTTCAAAAAAGTGTGAAATCCATCATGTTCCACTAACTTGCGTGGCTTAACTCTTGTTTACGCCGTGTGGGTGATCTGCACCCATGTGGACCGATTGCGGACGATACTAAGCCAATCATCTGAGAGGGCTCTATGCTGTGATCCGGCACTAACtcaactactccgtatttgAGATTAGAAGACGCCAAAGAAAAGAGTGCGTGTCATGCGCGTTCGTCAGAGTCTGTGCAGATGGTCAACTCTCATCGAAGCAGCGGTTAGGACTCGTTTCGCCATGTTGATAGTCAATTATCCCAAGTGCCAAAGATCGGGTTTACTTGATGTGGCCTAAGAAAATGGTCCATTCAATCTGCACCACAAGAATAATCTCCAATATAACACATCACCCGGACCGTACATCGCCCCATCGGAAAACCGTAGTCTTGAGCCTCTTTGGGCCCTAGTTTAAGGCCTAAAAGCTTGATGTAGATACCTTAGTCCTAATCTCAGTAGTGTCTCTCTCAAGTAATCATACTCGTGCCAAGAACATTCAGCGGGGCAAAGTCTCAGTCTATAGTGATTGGAGTTCCCGCTATAGTGGAGAGGCATCAAAGCGAGGCGGGGTTGTTGATCTGGAGCCAAACTGGGGTTGATAAGGGGCGGGGTTTGAGAGCCTCTTGGGAAATGGTCTAATTGATTAGCATCACAATGCCAGGACAAGGTTGAGCTTTGCCAACAATTTATATCCTAGAGCCAAGAAGACATGCAAAGGATGCAGGGGAAATGCAGCTTgggttttctcttttttcttttccaatTTTCTTTATCCCTCCTAGACCATAGCAAGCACTCACGAGATCTACCTAATTCACCGACGTCTTATAAATATCGATGTTTGGTACATTAGCGCGCATTGCTATCAAGGTGAACCAGAAACCGTGCTGGTGGCTTAAAGACCACGGTATAAAACCGTTAACATACGACGAGAAGTAGTATGAAATTGAGTTCCATTGGAAGAATCTAACAGACATGTCCTTCCGGTAATTCATGACACCAGGATGACCCTGCGAGGAACAGCTGCAATCCCTCAAAGTTCAATACAAAACACAGCCACAGCTGCCCACCCACATATCATCTGTTCTTCACCCTCACCCCAAAGTCTCTCTGTATTTCAGGTTTGGGGTCAATTACCCCACCAAAGCGTACATGAATGCCACCCCGACCTTGGCCATGGAAAAGCCTAGAGACGACGAGATGAATCAGTTCCCGGGCCTGGCATGGTAGTCGGGTCTTGGTACTGTGAGTTCCAGCGCTGCCAATCCGACTCGAGTTGGAGGGAATGATGTTGAGCAACGTCGAATGGACCCTGTTGCGGCACGAGATAGTTGGCTTGCATTCCTTGAGGAATGGGAGGGTAGCCCTGTTGCCAATATTCATGCGTTTGACGTTCTGCGATCTCGAGCTCTTGCTTCCTTTGAAAATTTTGGCTGATCATATTCTTCAATTCTCTGATCTCCGTGAGTATTTCTCGGAGCAATTCAGTTTGTTCACTGTCGGTGACATTTGGGGTGGATTCAAGCGGAGAGAGACGGATTGCATTCACGCTGCGAAGCCGAGAATATGGTTCTGGAGTCTTGGGGCCTATGAACTTAGAATTCGAGGCTGAAGAGACAGCATGGACAGGGGGGTTGGGCCAAGGTTTGCCTAGATCACTGGCCTTTTTCTCCTCCCTGACTAGCCATGAACGAAATGAATCGACAACACCGTACTTCGGGGTCGGGATCGTCTCCCCAGTGAGAATTTGTCTCCATTTGGGAAGAACTTTGTCCAAGACATCATCTGAGAGAATTCGGTTACCTTCATCATCGGTGGCCAAGGCGACATTCCAGTAAGGAGATCGGACAGTCCAGGCAACGGAGCCGGTCACGTAAAAGACGTCGGTGTGCTTTCTCATTGCGTCTTTGTCGCCCCGAGTCATCACACCACGCATGTCATAGTCAAATTGTAGGGTTCGTTTGGGGTCAATGACGAGATCATCATCCGTATTGTCTTCTTGAGCTTTCCATCATGTCAGTATCGTTCACCGAGGCTCAGAATGAACAGTGTCTTTACCGTTCTCCTGCTCACAGAGATCTTCGAATGATATCTGTTGATCTGGAATAGATCCCAACTTCTGCAGCAGCCTTTCATGTGCTT
The nucleotide sequence above comes from Penicillium digitatum chromosome 1, complete sequence. Encoded proteins:
- a CDS encoding RNA binding effector protein, putative, which encodes MASEASTSANGGSLAAMLEQQHARDEAHKPTVEETVDEEDLKHPPPTSLQLEQPFLVDSNPPEPTIIAQTVSPVSAPKPVTKKAPTFDVQSEELFPALGSGPKPAAPAAATWGAKKSSAATTVANGLPAKSMEIPRIMALPGKHIEQLRLAPSQMQPRGQMKKPLRDILRDISRRSKANVDMRGGPGGSIIFEGKGSVDAVRQALREVAQQVGSKQSVRVPIPTSARAHIIGRQGTVVQDIQTRTGARVQVPRADGNAAGADDDDDDTIDILIEGDAVAAEMARREIEAIVKERGSNMSFRLKTVPPEFFPFIAGAHDANVRAIEERTKAQINVPRYDTWSSQAPPQEANPGQVQFVPVPDKHILISGERAAAQEARAEIERLAAQLHQQLTLRQLAINRGQHQFILGNEADALHRFIAQTGCAIVLPPASDESEFLTITGPLDQIEAGIEHAMDLATSMQMASIDLSRQHPNAPAGSHAHASALSQYLRRRQIIKELESTYDAHIALPPSVGGPVTWEVYSRDGKNTIRARSDIMNLVQALPPSRLRHVSVDPYFHQYLRDRSASTLQGDYGVHLMVPDDINSPEVVLVYEGPSATASRFEIPRQRPSSADIAAFEKGLQEAQEFLLGALGDQLDIVAKTVSVPAKYQEKVRKFIAREQEAKGEDSIPVRAIIGDAKGSQCEVSLRGPSARVAELVTKVEAFVVEQEKDDLERGYTISFDFPQKYANFLIGKRGENINKLREEFDVDIKVENGKVEVKGPKAKADATRMRIINMGKKLEDETTHILKVPAQYHRELIGQRGNQVNRLQDRYSVRVQFPRATVANDDSTETGSDAGGVRPQRAQQAPDEVLVKGPSKGADAARDEILSLLQYVIEHGHSAAISVAQSQVASLIGQRGREMDKLRADTGAQIDVPNANDAPDASGRVEIRVKGTKQQVAEAKKILQQRASEFDATVVKTIEVEKKYHKALIGGGGANIRKIVTEAGGPTDGSAARMVRFPRPESSESTIRLEGNGKIVESIIAAIEEFVKERQDQVTEILDVPTAQHRMLIGRGGDTRRGIESKFNVTLDIPKQGSGRTDVKLKGPSNAVESAKEHLKSMLKEQHAETIEVPSHLHHVLADNGHIFRRLRNDYQVTVDHAGQSVPVPAPSAAEDTRTTAEGTDMPLIIDDPSVTADAHSWTIVDNNSAEVASSPFPWVLSGTPENVTKARAVIEKALASATQQSTTGYLILPDPKTYRFVVGQGGSQINAIRKKTGCRINVPKDQARGEAIQIRGSLSGLEEAKEMILEAVQNGLHGAARETDSYIALLCFKFERAGTVSF
- a CDS encoding Glycoside hydrolase, family 43; its protein translation is MFGLIPLLLTALASAYPNQGPCTGNCWAHDPAMIQRVSDGKYYRFSTGTGVSIHSSPSIKGPWKDLGSALPDGSTITVDGVDSKNIWAPDVHYQNDQYYMYYVLSKIGTQNSQIGVATSKTMDPGSWTDHGSVGLPANDNYNRIDPAWITIGGKDFMNFGSFWGDIFQVQMETPLKVGGASPYQISWNATLNHREEGSYEFKHGDYYYLLYSAGIAGSYTKTFPAEGAEYHIRVCRSTTGLGDFVDADGKSCKETGGTMLLSSHDQIFGPGGPGVVNDKDLGVIMYYHYYPLSTKQSTTESNSANYRFAWNALGWENGWPFVKAT